One window of Bacillus sp. (in: firmicutes) genomic DNA carries:
- a CDS encoding spore coat protein — MLTDQRFGLGRPGSGFGFSPGLGLGGPGSGLGFGPGLGLGGPGLGPGFYPGLGLGGPGSGFGFAPGLGLGGPGSGLGFYPGLGLGGPGIGYGYPHPYPYHHHY, encoded by the coding sequence ATGCTGACAGATCAAAGGTTTGGTTTAGGCAGACCAGGTTCCGGATTTGGCTTTTCACCAGGACTTGGTTTAGGCGGACCAGGTTCCGGGTTAGGTTTTGGACCAGGACTTGGTTTAGGCGGACCAGGTTTAGGACCTGGTTTTTATCCAGGACTTGGCTTAGGTGGTCCAGGTTCAGGCTTTGGTTTCGCACCAGGGCTTGGTTTAGGTGGACCAGGCTCAGGGTTAGGTTTTTATCCAGGACTTGGTTTAGGCGGACCAGGTATTGGATATGGTTATCCGCACCCTTACCCATATCACCACCATTATTAA